One segment of Solanum lycopersicum chromosome 1, SLM_r2.1 DNA contains the following:
- the LOC101247355 gene encoding small ribosomal subunit protein eS27y, which translates to MVLPNDVDLLNPPAEHEKRKHKLKRLVQSPNSFFMDVKCQGCFNITTVFSHSQTVVVCGNCQTVLCQPTGGRARLTEGCSFRRKGD; encoded by the exons ATG GTTCTTCCAAACGATGTCGACTTGTTGAACCCACCAGCTGAGCATGAGAAGAGAAAGCACAAGCTTAAGCGTTTGGTTCAATCTCCTAACTCTTTCTTCATG GATGTGAAGTGCCAGGGTTGCTTTAACAt AACAACGGTGTTCAGCCACTCGCAAACTGTGGTGGTGTGCGGGAACTGTCAGACGGTCTTGTGCCAGCCAACTGGTGGGCGTGCTAGACTCACCGAGGGTTGTTCTTTCAGGAGAAAGGGAGATTAG
- the LOC138347782 gene encoding small ribosomal subunit protein eS27y: protein MVLPNDVDLLNPPAEHEKRKHKLKRLVQSPNSFFMDVKCQGCFNITTVFSHSQTVVVCGNCQTVLCQPTGGRARLTEGCSFRRKGD from the exons ATG GTTCTTCCAAATGATGTTGACTTGTTGAACCCACCAGCTGAGCATGAGAAGAGAAAGCACAAGCTCAAGCGTTTGGTTCAATCTCCTAACTCTTTCTTCATG GATGTGAAGTGCCAGGGTTGCTTCAAcat AACAACGGTGTTCAGCCACTCGCAGACTGTTGTGGTTTGCGGTAACTGCCAGACGGTCTTGTGCCAGCCAACTGGTGGGCGTGCTAGACTCACCGAGGGTTGTTCTTTCAGGAGAAAGGGAGATTAG
- the LOC101247054 gene encoding uncharacterized protein At4g14100 — MKKSTVSPTTVLFVVAAILISYYSDVSSAKSDSDPTPAPWPHQFHSILFVNFSGSLSLIDLWYDWTNGRNFNIIQDQLGELLYDLEWNNGTVFRYTLDDGKKKCSSALVDVGILRPNWLDGATYLGQQFIDGFHCNVWQKVDFIWYYEDIVTKRPVHWVFYTGRSIHVMTFEVGAVLEDIKWQAPVYCFDKKQVQDHPASDNDILEIGSKGTLREFI; from the exons ATGAAGAAGAGTACGGTGTCGCCGACGACTGTACTATTCGTTGTTGCCGCAATACTAATTTCTTACTACTCCGATGTCTCGTCGGCAAAATCAGATTCAGACCCAACGCCGGCCCCATGGCCTCATCAATTCCACTCGATACTGTTCGTCAATTTCAGCGGATCTCTAAGCCTAATCGATCTCTGGTACGATTGGACCAATGGCCGCaatttcaacatcatacaaGACCAGCTAG GTGAGCTTCTCTATGATCTCGAATGGAACAATGGCACTGTGTTCCGCTACACTCTAGACGATGGTAAGAAGAAATGCAGTTCAGCGCTGGTTGATGTTGGTATTCTTCGACCAAATTGGCTTGACGGAGCTACTTATCTTGGTCAACAGTTCATCGATGGATTTCACTGTAATGTATGGCAGAAGGTGGATTTCATTTGGTATTATGAAGACATCGTCACAAAGAGACCCGTCCATTGGGTTTTCTATACTG GAAGGTCTATTCACGTAATGACTTTCGAAGTGGGAGCAGTTCTCGAGGACATAAAATGGCAAGCCCCTGTATATTGTTTCGACAAAAAACAGGTTCAAGATCACCCTGCATCAGACAACGATATTCTGGAAATTGGCTCGAAAGGTACTTTAAGAGAGTTCATATAG